In a single window of the Chondrocystis sp. NIES-4102 genome:
- a CDS encoding group 1 glycosyl transferase, translating into MRVALFTETFLPKVDGIVTRLRHTIEHLERNGDRVLIVAPQGGLTEYKGAKVYGVPGVPLPLYPELKLALPPIGTRNAIEEFQPDLIHVVNPAFLGVGGIYYAKTMNIPLVASYHTHLPQYLQHYGLGALEGLLWELLKAAHNQAKLNLCTSTAMVKELVDHGIKRVDLWQRGVDTEMFQPHLASVQMRSRLSQGHPDAPLLLYVGRVSAEKQIDQIKPVLEAIPEARLAIVGDGPNREALKAHFADTNTNFVGYLQGLELASAYASADAFIFPSRTETLGLVLLEAMAAGCPVVAARSGGIPDIVTDGVNGYLFSPDDPDGAITATKSLLEAKQIREQLRYNAREEAEQWGWASATRQLQAYYRQVLNAQCNLSSAA; encoded by the coding sequence ATGCGTGTTGCCTTATTTACAGAAACCTTTTTACCTAAAGTTGATGGAATTGTGACTCGTTTGCGTCATACAATTGAACATCTCGAACGTAATGGCGATCGCGTTTTAATAGTTGCTCCCCAAGGAGGTTTGACAGAATACAAAGGGGCGAAAGTATATGGTGTTCCAGGTGTACCTCTACCTCTATATCCTGAATTAAAATTAGCTCTACCCCCTATTGGCACAAGAAATGCTATTGAAGAGTTTCAACCAGATTTAATTCATGTAGTAAATCCAGCGTTTTTAGGCGTGGGAGGGATTTATTACGCTAAAACAATGAATATTCCCCTGGTTGCTTCGTATCATACCCATTTACCTCAATATCTACAGCATTATGGACTGGGGGCGTTGGAAGGATTACTCTGGGAACTTTTGAAAGCTGCTCATAATCAGGCAAAATTAAATCTTTGCACTTCTACTGCAATGGTTAAAGAATTGGTAGATCACGGGATCAAAAGAGTGGATTTATGGCAAAGAGGGGTAGATACAGAAATGTTCCAACCCCATTTAGCCTCAGTTCAAATGCGATCGCGTCTATCTCAAGGTCATCCTGATGCACCATTACTACTTTATGTAGGTAGAGTCTCAGCAGAAAAACAGATTGATCAAATTAAACCAGTATTAGAAGCAATTCCCGAAGCTCGTTTAGCAATTGTGGGGGATGGCCCAAATCGTGAGGCTTTAAAAGCACATTTCGCAGATACCAATACGAATTTTGTAGGTTATCTACAAGGACTAGAATTAGCTTCTGCCTATGCCTCGGCGGATGCCTTTATCTTCCCTTCACGCACCGAAACTTTAGGTTTAGTCTTATTAGAAGCAATGGCTGCGGGCTGTCCTGTAGTGGCTGCGCGATCGGGTGGTATTCCAGATATTGTGACCGATGGTGTTAATGGATATCTCTTCTCGCCAGATGATCCCGATGGTGCAATTACCGCTACCAAATCATTGTTAGAGGCAAAACAGATTCGAGAACAATTACGTTACAATGCTCGCGAGGAAGCAGAACAATGGGGTTGGGCATCTGCTACAAGGCAACTTCAAGCGTATTATCGTCAGGTGTTAAATGCTCAATGTAATTTATCTTCTGCTGCTTAA
- a CDS encoding peptidase S8/S53, whose product MLLCLFTLGIGFALLNFKGMAQRGEYSSIILDFKEDVAIAKISEEIQGLSKKYNQQVSLNSIFSINDRIYIVEGDKKVLKELKRSPLKKDTEYIEPNYLYHAFDTPNDPEYSKQWNFRDINIEPAWDETKGEGVTVAVIDTGVAQVPDLKLTKFVKGYDFVNNKDDAIDDNGHGTHIAGTIAQSTNNGYGVAGIAYQASIMPLKVLSGSGGGTVADIAEAIKFAADNGASVINLSLGGGEPSNILEEAVKYAHNKGVVVVAAAGNEARNAASYPARYPDVISVSATDAAGGKADYSNFGAGVDISAPGGSETGKILQNTLDPSTGESVFVGFQGTSMAAPHVAGVAALIRATGIEDPSEVSAIIKQSARKEQQDHLNHFGAGHLDAGAAVKLALKGQITVNDFLRWLRKSGYLNPGFWLDGGAVALLPKLGMVIGSYLLAWFLRNYLPFSFGLNSGLIFGSSGLFFLQGLYIFDLPQWPMRLFGSSIPELGNVILGKSSLNPLFASVAIPLVLTIFLLGHPSLKWFAIGSSIGVAACLGVSAIAEPNMWLLGSGAIARGYLMINALLCLGLAYLAALKEKRRA is encoded by the coding sequence ATGCTGCTGTGCCTGTTCACTTTAGGGATTGGGTTTGCCCTACTTAATTTCAAAGGAATGGCGCAACGAGGGGAATATAGCTCTATTATTTTAGATTTTAAAGAAGATGTAGCGATCGCTAAAATAAGTGAGGAGATACAAGGGCTATCTAAGAAATATAACCAGCAAGTCAGTCTCAATAGTATATTTTCGATTAATGATCGTATTTATATTGTTGAAGGAGATAAAAAGGTACTCAAGGAATTAAAGCGATCGCCCTTGAAGAAAGACACGGAATATATCGAACCTAATTATCTCTATCATGCTTTCGATACTCCCAATGATCCCGAATATAGCAAGCAATGGAACTTTCGCGATATTAATATCGAACCTGCTTGGGATGAAACTAAAGGCGAAGGTGTAACTGTAGCTGTAATTGATACAGGTGTAGCTCAAGTACCAGATTTAAAACTCACCAAGTTTGTTAAAGGGTACGATTTTGTTAACAATAAAGATGATGCCATTGACGATAATGGACATGGAACTCATATAGCAGGAACTATTGCTCAATCTACCAATAATGGTTATGGTGTGGCTGGTATTGCCTATCAAGCTAGCATTATGCCTTTAAAAGTCCTATCGGGCAGTGGTGGTGGCACAGTTGCTGATATTGCCGAAGCTATAAAATTTGCTGCTGATAATGGTGCAAGCGTTATCAATTTAAGTTTAGGTGGTGGCGAGCCTAGCAATATCTTAGAAGAAGCCGTAAAATATGCTCATAATAAAGGGGTAGTTGTTGTTGCTGCTGCTGGTAACGAAGCTCGTAATGCTGCATCCTATCCAGCGCGTTACCCTGATGTTATTAGTGTCTCTGCTACCGATGCTGCGGGAGGTAAAGCTGATTATTCCAATTTTGGTGCAGGAGTTGATATTTCTGCCCCTGGAGGTAGCGAAACTGGTAAAATTCTGCAAAATACCCTCGATCCTAGTACAGGAGAATCAGTATTTGTTGGTTTTCAAGGAACTAGTATGGCTGCTCCCCATGTAGCTGGTGTGGCTGCTTTGATTAGGGCAACTGGGATAGAAGATCCTAGTGAAGTCTCGGCAATTATTAAACAGTCTGCACGCAAGGAACAACAAGACCATCTAAATCATTTTGGTGCAGGACATTTAGATGCTGGGGCAGCAGTTAAATTAGCTCTAAAAGGTCAGATTACTGTTAATGATTTTCTGCGTTGGCTGCGTAAGAGTGGTTATCTTAACCCAGGTTTTTGGCTAGATGGTGGTGCAGTCGCTTTATTACCTAAATTAGGAATGGTCATTGGTTCATATTTACTAGCTTGGTTTTTACGCAACTATTTACCTTTTAGTTTTGGTTTAAACAGTGGCTTAATTTTTGGTAGTTCGGGGCTATTTTTCCTTCAAGGATTATATATCTTTGATTTACCTCAATGGCCGATGCGTCTATTTGGTAGTTCAATTCCTGAATTAGGGAATGTTATTTTAGGCAAATCTAGCCTTAATCCTTTATTTGCTAGCGTAGCAATTCCTTTGGTTTTAACTATCTTTCTATTAGGACATCCCAGTTTAAAATGGTTTGCCATTGGTTCTAGTATTGGAGTGGCAGCTTGTTTGGGAGTAAGTGCTATTGCTGAACCGAATATGTGGCTTTTAGGTAGTGGCGCGATCGCTCGTGGTTATTTGATGATTAATGCGCTATTGTGTCTTGGTTTGGCTTATTTGGCTGCATTAAAGGAAAAACGCCGAGCCTGA
- a CDS encoding FHA modulated ABC efflux pump with fused ATPase and integral membrane subunits: MTGNFSRETVSTTIIAEPYLELDNQGQKKILPLTREINYLGRDPDWANLAAPKDWNIISRKQAIIEKEGSNFRIYDGDRHNQKPSGNGIFLNQSRINLSEGHLLQNGERLHIGQDPRQQITLTYFNPKRGEMNLPSVRQLNFKGLQNWPVELGRSPNSTACMELDAPTVSRLHATIVPDGKGNYILHDRSSNGTFVNGTRVDKSQILQKGNTVQIGPYVLLFTGESLELTNANNQIRLDAHNLTLNVKDKKGESFTILNNINLVLEPGQLVAFVGGSGAGKSTLMKALLGINPINSGSVYLNGDNLRKNWSIYRSQVGYVPQDDIIHRELTVEEVLHCACQLRLPPDTNIAEVITQTLEQIKLSHVRNTLISKLSGGQRKRVSIGVELLADPKLFFLDEPTSGLDPGLDKEMMQLLREQADQGRTIALVTHATDNIDICDRIAFMGLGGNLCYYGPPTQALSFFQKGSGHFPEERFADFADIYIELNKGKNKTAIAERVAYWSEKYATSSEYQTYIGNYLSPGKENQLTKTKNSKAGISPFAQLLLLCRRYWKLVSRDVTTVILTLLAGPITIALTALPLRDEQPLSVVDSPSITQASLALRLLFIFSSVAIWIGLSNSIGEIVKETAIYFRERLLNLRLIPYFTSKLLIRGGLAIAQTILITIVVLIVFQAPKSNLISWSWGFAITTFLTLLASTSLSLMLSALVKTENEGNGILPLIMIPQIIFSGVLFTLKGWSSKLSWLMLSRWSIGAYGALADVNGMSAQPNSILNQQMINEIFEPSPVYDATWSNLSLNWGILIAHTLIYAIIALIIQRRKDIF; this comes from the coding sequence ATGACTGGTAACTTCTCTAGAGAAACAGTATCCACAACAATCATTGCCGAGCCTTATCTCGAATTAGATAATCAAGGTCAAAAAAAAATACTACCCCTGACGCGCGAGATTAATTATTTAGGCAGAGATCCAGACTGGGCTAATCTAGCTGCCCCTAAAGATTGGAATATTATCTCTCGCAAACAGGCAATTATTGAAAAAGAAGGTAGTAATTTTCGGATTTATGACGGCGATCGCCATAATCAAAAACCTAGTGGTAATGGGATTTTTCTCAATCAATCACGCATCAACCTCAGTGAAGGACACCTTCTACAAAATGGAGAACGGTTACATATAGGTCAAGATCCTCGTCAACAGATAACTTTAACTTATTTTAATCCTAAACGCGGTGAAATGAATTTGCCGAGTGTGCGACAACTTAATTTCAAAGGTTTACAGAATTGGCCAGTTGAATTAGGACGATCGCCAAATAGTACCGCTTGTATGGAATTGGATGCTCCCACTGTCTCTCGTTTACACGCAACTATTGTTCCTGACGGTAAAGGTAATTATATTCTGCATGACCGTAGTAGTAATGGTACTTTTGTAAATGGGACTCGTGTAGATAAGTCTCAGATTCTTCAAAAAGGAAATACGGTGCAGATCGGCCCCTATGTTTTGCTGTTTACTGGGGAATCTTTGGAATTAACCAACGCCAATAATCAGATTCGCTTAGATGCTCACAATTTAACTCTCAATGTCAAAGATAAAAAGGGTGAATCCTTTACCATCCTTAATAATATCAATTTGGTACTTGAACCTGGGCAATTAGTTGCTTTTGTAGGTGGTAGTGGTGCGGGTAAATCCACTTTGATGAAAGCTCTATTGGGCATTAATCCCATTAATAGTGGTAGTGTTTATCTCAATGGTGATAATCTGCGAAAAAACTGGTCGATTTATCGTTCTCAGGTGGGTTATGTTCCCCAGGATGATATTATTCATCGTGAATTAACCGTAGAAGAGGTTTTACACTGCGCCTGTCAATTACGCCTACCTCCAGATACTAATATAGCTGAGGTTATTACTCAAACTTTAGAACAAATTAAACTATCTCACGTTCGCAATACCCTGATCTCTAAATTGAGTGGTGGTCAACGTAAACGAGTAAGTATTGGTGTTGAATTACTCGCTGATCCAAAATTATTTTTCCTCGATGAACCTACTTCGGGTTTAGATCCAGGCTTAGATAAGGAGATGATGCAACTATTACGGGAGCAAGCAGATCAGGGTAGAACTATTGCGTTAGTAACCCATGCAACAGATAACATTGATATTTGCGATCGCATTGCCTTTATGGGATTAGGTGGTAATCTTTGTTATTATGGCCCTCCTACTCAAGCCCTATCCTTCTTTCAAAAAGGTTCTGGTCATTTCCCCGAAGAAAGGTTTGCTGATTTTGCAGATATCTATATAGAACTTAATAAAGGTAAAAATAAAACCGCGATCGCCGAAAGGGTTGCTTATTGGTCTGAAAAATACGCTACTTCCTCAGAATATCAAACCTATATCGGTAATTATCTTAGTCCAGGCAAAGAAAACCAACTGACAAAAACTAAAAATTCTAAAGCAGGTATTTCTCCCTTTGCTCAATTATTATTACTCTGTCGCCGTTATTGGAAATTAGTTAGTCGAGATGTCACGACCGTAATCTTAACCCTGCTTGCTGGCCCAATTACCATCGCCTTAACCGCCCTCCCATTACGCGATGAACAACCCTTAAGTGTTGTAGATTCCCCAAGTATTACTCAAGCTTCCTTGGCGTTGCGTCTACTATTTATTTTTAGTAGTGTGGCTATCTGGATCGGTTTATCTAATTCTATTGGTGAGATAGTTAAGGAAACTGCGATCTATTTTCGCGAAAGACTTCTAAACTTGCGTTTGATCCCTTATTTTACCTCTAAATTATTGATTCGAGGTGGACTAGCGATCGCCCAAACTATTTTAATTACCATTGTAGTCTTAATAGTTTTTCAAGCACCTAAATCTAATTTAATATCTTGGTCTTGGGGTTTTGCTATTACTACTTTTTTAACTTTGCTAGCTAGTACTAGCTTGAGTTTAATGCTTTCCGCTTTAGTGAAAACTGAAAATGAAGGTAATGGAATATTACCTCTAATTATGATTCCGCAAATCATTTTTTCAGGAGTTTTATTCACTCTAAAAGGATGGTCAAGTAAACTTTCTTGGTTAATGTTAAGTCGTTGGTCTATTGGTGCTTATGGTGCTTTAGCAGATGTTAACGGTATGAGTGCGCAACCTAATTCTATTTTAAATCAGCAAATGATTAACGAAATATTTGAACCCAGTCCTGTATATGATGCTACATGGTCAAATTTGAGTCTGAATTGGGGAATACTAATAGCTCATACTTTAATTTATGCAATTATTGCTCTAATCATTCAACGCCGTAAAGATATTTTTTAA
- a CDS encoding sugar transferase, whose translation MLDKFSSTPNYIVGKNYLANEMAKNRKDLRSPGYLKLAAKELPYRLKIIVLVVLDSLSLALGWAIALAASGDEFGLSLIQQNPEMNCLFLTVLGFMIFLSGAGDLYRKGDRSRNIFNSIKAVVLAHVSILPIIFRFYDANVVYLLTAAALVTSVIVTLHRLTLNWVWSYVRQKHSPLRQKILLIGNKQELEDSKSLLENSEVFQVVGQLDLSDFEDDESLFLALDRINYKDLDEIFICSWEAIEDSANLYWQLRTTGVDWRILPVKIKLPDRPAEVATILGVPTIRIASSAIVGIDFFSKRIFDIVVSLMLLMVIGLPMLLIAALIKLDSPGPILYKQTRVGLKGNHFKIWKFRTMVENASDLQQQLEAQNEVEGGILFKIKDDPRITRVGKFLRRYSLDELPQLFNILRGEMSLVGPRPLPVRDVAKFAQKHFFRQEVLPGITGLWQVSGRSDTASEGVFNLDFEYIENWSLSLDFKILLQTVQVVFRAKGAY comes from the coding sequence ATGTTAGACAAGTTTTCCAGTACTCCCAACTATATAGTAGGCAAAAACTATTTAGCTAATGAAATGGCTAAAAATCGTAAGGATCTACGTTCTCCAGGATATCTAAAGTTAGCGGCAAAAGAATTACCTTACAGACTGAAAATCATCGTTTTGGTGGTGTTAGACAGTTTGTCACTGGCATTAGGATGGGCGATAGCTTTGGCAGCTTCTGGAGATGAATTCGGTTTATCTTTAATTCAACAGAATCCTGAGATGAACTGTTTATTTCTAACTGTATTGGGCTTTATGATTTTCCTTTCTGGTGCTGGGGATTTATACCGAAAAGGCGATCGCAGTAGAAATATTTTTAATTCTATTAAAGCAGTTGTTTTAGCTCATGTCTCTATATTACCAATTATTTTTAGATTTTATGATGCTAATGTCGTCTACTTACTAACAGCAGCAGCCTTGGTTACTAGCGTCATCGTCACGTTACACCGTCTTACTCTCAACTGGGTTTGGTCTTATGTGCGTCAAAAACACTCTCCTTTAAGACAAAAAATACTTTTAATCGGCAACAAGCAAGAATTAGAAGACTCCAAATCATTGTTAGAAAACAGTGAGGTTTTTCAAGTAGTAGGACAATTGGATTTATCAGACTTTGAGGATGACGAATCGTTATTTTTAGCTTTAGATCGAATCAACTACAAAGACTTGGATGAAATTTTTATTTGTTCTTGGGAAGCAATTGAAGATTCAGCCAATTTATATTGGCAACTGAGAACTACTGGCGTAGATTGGCGGATTCTACCCGTTAAGATCAAACTACCTGATCGACCAGCAGAAGTAGCCACAATTTTAGGAGTCCCTACTATTAGAATTGCCTCTTCGGCGATTGTGGGGATAGATTTTTTTAGTAAGCGTATTTTCGATATAGTGGTTTCTTTAATGCTTTTGATGGTCATCGGCTTACCGATGTTATTAATTGCAGCTTTAATTAAACTAGACTCACCAGGGCCGATACTATATAAGCAAACAAGAGTAGGTTTAAAAGGAAATCACTTTAAAATCTGGAAATTTCGCACTATGGTAGAAAATGCCAGTGACCTGCAACAGCAATTAGAAGCACAAAACGAAGTAGAAGGCGGAATTCTCTTTAAAATTAAGGATGATCCTCGCATAACTAGAGTTGGCAAGTTTCTACGTCGTTACAGCCTTGATGAATTGCCTCAATTATTCAATATTTTAAGAGGAGAAATGAGTTTAGTAGGGCCCCGACCTCTACCAGTTAGAGATGTTGCTAAATTTGCTCAAAAACATTTCTTCCGCCAAGAAGTATTACCAGGTATCACAGGGTTGTGGCAAGTAAGTGGTCGTTCTGATACAGCTTCAGAAGGAGTATTTAATTTAGACTTTGAATATATAGAAAATTGGTCTTTGTCTTTGGATTTTAAGATCTTGTTGCAAACAGTTCAAGTTGTTTTTCGCGCTAAAGGTGCGTACTAA